A portion of the Bacillus sp. es.034 genome contains these proteins:
- a CDS encoding AEC family transporter — MDVILIVLPALLVFAVGYIGQKKLGFEINSISKMAIYLMYPFLAFKTFYENELNMDYLYIFLFCIALCVILILSVKIVAAIRNYSKPKESAMILSGVFMNSGNYGVPIILFGFGELGFRYAVIMMVIQSFLMNTIGLYYAISGSDKARGPKEIWIKIVKMPILYGAFTGLAFQVFHLHVPLFLNQTIDLISQATIPTIMVVLGMQLATLGGKKVERSALSFIVIMRMVASPILALAIVSLLPISSTLGSILIILASMPTAANTTMFSLQFNTEPDLVSASTLVTTLLSIVTIPVMLALVS; from the coding sequence ATGGACGTAATATTGATTGTACTGCCTGCCTTACTGGTCTTTGCTGTTGGATATATAGGCCAAAAGAAACTTGGCTTTGAAATCAATTCGATTTCAAAGATGGCCATCTACTTAATGTATCCATTCCTGGCGTTCAAGACCTTTTACGAAAATGAACTGAATATGGACTATCTGTATATTTTTCTCTTTTGCATTGCACTTTGTGTAATATTGATTCTTTCCGTTAAAATAGTGGCTGCGATCAGGAATTATTCAAAACCGAAAGAATCGGCTATGATCCTTTCCGGTGTTTTCATGAATTCGGGTAATTACGGTGTACCCATCATTCTGTTCGGGTTTGGCGAACTAGGTTTTCGCTATGCGGTCATCATGATGGTGATTCAGTCATTCCTTATGAATACAATCGGACTATACTACGCCATTAGCGGGAGTGACAAAGCAAGGGGACCAAAGGAAATCTGGATAAAGATCGTGAAGATGCCGATTTTGTATGGAGCGTTTACTGGGCTTGCCTTTCAGGTATTTCACCTTCACGTTCCACTATTTTTAAATCAAACGATCGATTTGATCTCACAAGCCACGATTCCTACGATCATGGTGGTTCTCGGGATGCAGCTGGCCACTCTTGGAGGAAAGAAAGTGGAGAGAAGCGCATTATCCTTCATCGTGATTATGAGAATGGTCGCTTCGCCCATTCTGGCATTGGCGATCGTCTCCTTGCTGCCGATTTCATCGACACTTGGTTCGATCCTTATTATTTTGGCAAGCATGCCGACTGCTGCCAATACGACGATGTTTTCACTGCAATTCAATACGGAACCTGATCTCGTATCAGCGAGTACGCTGGTCACGACGCTTTTAAGTATCGTGACGATTCCGGTCATGTTGGCACTGGTTTCATAA
- a CDS encoding response regulator, translated as MINVLIVEDDPMVARFNQRYLEEIDGFQLIGISHSIEDAMEKINEFKVDLILLDVYLPGKQNGMHLLEQIRMEQREMDVILITAASEVENIQSALRMGVVDYLIKPFEFERFKKALTSYRESNHMLQKHSTIEQGELDLLLLRDVQETREKRSLPKGLARSTLASIYQELVSFEEESFSTDDIAGVTSISRVSIRKYLRFLKEIGVVEETLVYGIGRPVYQYSLKKMNIQRIESYL; from the coding sequence GTGATTAATGTATTGATCGTGGAAGATGATCCAATGGTGGCCCGGTTTAATCAAAGGTATCTGGAAGAAATCGATGGATTTCAATTAATCGGCATTTCGCATTCCATTGAAGATGCCATGGAGAAGATAAATGAATTCAAGGTCGACTTGATATTATTAGATGTTTATTTGCCTGGGAAGCAAAATGGAATGCATTTATTGGAGCAAATACGCATGGAACAGCGGGAAATGGATGTCATCCTCATCACAGCGGCATCAGAAGTCGAAAATATTCAAAGTGCCCTCAGGATGGGCGTTGTGGATTATTTAATCAAACCCTTTGAATTCGAACGGTTTAAAAAAGCGCTGACGTCTTACCGGGAGAGTAATCATATGCTTCAAAAGCACTCTACCATCGAACAGGGCGAACTGGATTTGCTTTTATTACGGGATGTACAAGAAACCCGGGAGAAGAGGTCCCTTCCTAAAGGGTTGGCGAGAAGTACATTAGCGTCTATTTATCAAGAGCTTGTCAGTTTCGAAGAAGAGTCATTTTCAACAGATGATATAGCGGGGGTGACGTCCATTTCACGGGTGTCGATCAGAAAGTACCTGAGGTTCTTGAAAGAAATCGGGGTTGTGGAGGAAACCTTGGTCTATGGAATCGGAAGGCCAGTATATCAGTATTCGTTGAAGAAAATGAATATCCAGAGAATCGAAAGTTATTTATAA
- a CDS encoding 2-hydroxycarboxylate transporter family protein, translated as MGQPASTLSYENGKTKEDVTDTKDRSLKIFNMPILWFLVFAGVTLVSMYTGNLPGGMIGSLLVMMVLGELFGWAGDRTPIVKTFLGGGAIIAIFGAAYMVYAGLLPEATVTSMTDFMKSGGFLNFYIAALITGSILGMNSKVLVKVGLRYFLPIFGAVAGAIIVAGIFGSLVGFTLKEAILVITMPIMGGGMGAGAVPMSQIYSEMMGNDPSYYISMLVPALALGNVFAIILASVLDIIGKKIPSLSGNGQLMKGFTYEKTKQKYHIEKMGVGLLAALTFFTVGTLLGSILPLHPYAIMIILVAVAKISNIIPQNVVEGASQWYQFVAGNWTFALLFGIGVAYTDLNTVLEALTLQYILTVLGVVLGAIIGAAILGKLVGFYPIEAAITAGLCMANMGGTGDVAVLSASKRMELMPFAQISSRLGGALILLLAGLIIPLL; from the coding sequence ATGGGACAACCTGCATCAACACTTTCATATGAAAATGGGAAAACAAAAGAGGATGTGACGGATACGAAAGATCGTTCACTAAAGATTTTTAATATGCCGATCCTTTGGTTCCTGGTCTTCGCGGGGGTTACGCTGGTTAGCATGTACACGGGGAATCTGCCGGGAGGGATGATCGGAAGCCTTCTCGTCATGATGGTCCTGGGTGAATTATTTGGATGGGCGGGAGACCGTACCCCCATCGTGAAAACATTCCTTGGAGGCGGTGCAATCATCGCGATTTTCGGCGCAGCCTATATGGTCTATGCCGGGTTGCTTCCTGAAGCCACGGTCACATCCATGACCGACTTTATGAAGTCAGGCGGTTTCTTGAATTTCTATATTGCGGCGTTAATTACCGGAAGTATATTGGGGATGAATTCGAAAGTGTTGGTGAAGGTGGGCCTTCGCTACTTTCTCCCAATCTTCGGCGCAGTGGCCGGAGCGATCATTGTAGCCGGTATATTCGGGTCTCTTGTCGGCTTTACCCTTAAAGAAGCGATCCTTGTCATTACCATGCCAATCATGGGTGGTGGAATGGGAGCCGGCGCAGTGCCGATGAGTCAAATCTATTCAGAAATGATGGGGAATGATCCGAGCTATTATATATCGATGCTTGTCCCGGCACTTGCGTTGGGAAATGTATTTGCCATCATTCTGGCATCGGTTCTTGATATTATCGGTAAAAAGATCCCTTCCCTGAGTGGAAACGGCCAACTCATGAAAGGCTTTACCTATGAGAAAACAAAGCAGAAGTATCATATTGAGAAGATGGGAGTAGGTTTACTCGCTGCACTGACATTCTTTACGGTTGGTACCCTGCTGGGATCCATTCTTCCTCTTCATCCTTATGCAATCATGATCATCCTGGTAGCTGTGGCGAAGATTTCAAATATCATTCCTCAAAATGTAGTGGAGGGAGCGAGTCAGTGGTATCAATTTGTAGCGGGTAACTGGACCTTCGCTTTATTATTCGGGATCGGTGTTGCGTACACGGATTTGAATACGGTCCTTGAAGCTTTGACTCTTCAATATATCCTGACCGTACTTGGAGTAGTCCTCGGGGCGATCATCGGTGCGGCCATCCTTGGGAAACTGGTTGGTTTTTATCCGATCGAAGCGGCCATCACCGCTGGACTGTGCATGGCGAATATGGGAGGAACAGGGGATGTTGCCGTGTTGTCAGCATCGAAACGAATGGAACTTATGCCATTCGCTCAAATCTCTTCCCGTTTAGGCGGCGCATTGATCCTGCTGTTAGCCGGATTAATTATCCCGCTCCTGTAA
- a CDS encoding AzlC family ABC transporter permease: MEALLSTKKVSDFRYGLQGGISIAIGYMPVALTFGLLARTTGLTVTETILMSMLVFAGAAQYISLSLIAVGTGMIEIILTTFIVNIRHFLMSASLSEKLEEDRLFKKLFYAFGITDETFTVISVKEGKVRTGFVVGVMLISYGSWVVNSGVGYFIGEILPGFLQASMTIALYAMFVGLLVPSMKKSVKVTFLAVVAGALNSTLLFTTNLSNGWSIVAATIASAVIVEAVVMLKGRGKTI; the protein is encoded by the coding sequence ATGGAAGCACTTCTTTCTACAAAAAAAGTGAGTGACTTTCGCTATGGTCTGCAGGGTGGCATCAGCATTGCCATTGGATATATGCCTGTGGCCCTGACGTTTGGCCTGTTGGCACGCACAACCGGGCTTACTGTGACGGAGACGATCCTGATGAGCATGCTCGTGTTCGCAGGGGCTGCTCAATATATTTCCTTGAGCCTGATTGCGGTGGGTACCGGAATGATTGAAATCATTCTCACCACGTTCATTGTAAACATCCGACACTTCCTGATGTCTGCTTCGTTAAGTGAGAAGCTTGAGGAAGACCGTTTGTTTAAAAAGCTTTTCTATGCATTTGGCATCACGGATGAAACCTTCACGGTCATCAGTGTCAAAGAGGGGAAAGTACGGACGGGGTTTGTCGTTGGCGTTATGCTCATTTCATACGGCAGCTGGGTCGTGAATTCCGGTGTGGGATATTTTATCGGGGAGATCCTCCCCGGATTCCTCCAGGCTAGTATGACCATTGCTTTGTATGCCATGTTTGTCGGACTTCTCGTTCCTTCTATGAAAAAGAGCGTCAAGGTCACATTTTTAGCCGTGGTCGCTGGTGCGTTGAATAGTACCCTCCTGTTTACGACAAACCTTTCAAATGGCTGGTCGATTGTGGCCGCCACGATTGCTTCTGCCGTAATCGTTGAGGCAGTCGTCATGCTGAAAGGAAGGGGGAAAACCATATGA
- a CDS encoding DUF421 domain-containing protein: protein MILLIKVLVLYLITIAAMRLMGKSTIVQMTPYDLVAIIIVGTIASEPLISTKFWPTITALVFLVGLHVLFSFLTLSQWGNRFFLGEPTLLIKDGEILEDNLEKSKISLIQLSSILRSQGYPKISDVDYAMLEPIGEVSIIPKVENTPVTVEHLKLKIDDEGLPISVIVDGKIQTRNLKLLGKSKEWLETQLTNSNLHHKDVIFAYMTEKAKNLVISKREKA from the coding sequence ATGATCCTATTGATAAAAGTTTTGGTCCTCTACTTGATCACCATAGCGGCTATGAGGCTGATGGGTAAGTCTACAATCGTCCAGATGACCCCTTATGACCTGGTGGCCATCATCATCGTCGGGACCATTGCCTCTGAGCCATTGATTTCAACAAAATTCTGGCCGACCATCACAGCCCTCGTCTTTCTTGTCGGGCTCCATGTGCTGTTTTCATTCCTTACGTTAAGTCAATGGGGAAACCGGTTCTTCCTGGGAGAGCCTACATTGTTAATAAAAGACGGGGAAATATTGGAAGATAACCTGGAAAAATCAAAGATCTCACTCATTCAACTATCGTCCATCCTCAGATCTCAGGGATACCCGAAGATTTCAGATGTGGACTATGCGATGCTCGAGCCCATCGGTGAGGTGAGCATTATCCCCAAAGTAGAAAATACGCCGGTTACAGTGGAACACCTCAAGTTGAAGATCGACGATGAAGGCCTGCCGATTTCGGTCATAGTGGACGGAAAAATCCAAACCAGGAATTTGAAGCTCCTGGGAAAATCGAAGGAATGGCTGGAAACGCAGCTCACCAACTCCAACCTGCACCATAAAGATGTGATCTTCGCCTATATGACGGAAAAAGCGAAAAACCTGGTTATCAGCAAAAGAGAAAAGGCCTAG
- a CDS encoding CotH kinase family protein yields MTPSLPSFDLQFDHADLRELERDVWSNTPVPAKLKIEEAVHDIHIRYRGSYTRELEKKSYHVEFANQQGWNESLELHLNAESLDPSHFRNKLSLDFMRELGIHTPESQHVFVTLEGEPLGLYLQLESVDEIYLKKRNLPPGTIYYAVSDKADFSLKGKRGLTSGYQRKLGNMEDDHTLIHFIKKINSPSTFQHEIPQLLHIENYLRWLAGAVCTMNNDGFTHNYALYLNRRDQRFSIIPWDYDATFGRRVNGDVMEWDYVPITGKTKNKLITQLMKRPGFRKLYKDILEEILDTTFNVPYLEDKVMSLHSSLRPYLLMDPHFQKEIDLYDREPSFILQFIEDRGAFLRQELKYL; encoded by the coding sequence ATGACTCCTTCCCTACCCTCATTTGACCTCCAATTCGATCATGCCGATTTACGGGAGCTGGAACGTGATGTATGGAGTAACACGCCTGTCCCGGCTAAATTAAAAATAGAAGAGGCCGTACATGACATCCATATCCGGTACAGGGGATCCTATACACGGGAATTGGAAAAAAAGTCGTATCATGTAGAATTTGCTAATCAACAAGGCTGGAACGAATCATTAGAACTTCACCTAAACGCAGAGTCTCTTGACCCCTCCCATTTCCGGAATAAACTTTCCCTTGATTTCATGAGGGAACTGGGTATCCACACACCGGAGAGTCAGCATGTATTCGTTACACTGGAGGGAGAGCCTCTTGGTTTATACCTTCAGTTGGAATCGGTGGATGAGATTTACCTGAAAAAGAGAAATCTCCCCCCGGGAACGATTTATTATGCTGTCAGCGACAAAGCTGATTTCTCACTAAAGGGGAAACGGGGCCTGACTTCAGGATACCAGCGAAAACTCGGAAATATGGAAGATGATCATACTCTCATCCACTTCATTAAGAAAATCAATTCACCTTCAACCTTCCAACATGAAATCCCCCAGCTCTTACACATTGAAAACTACTTAAGGTGGCTTGCCGGGGCTGTCTGTACGATGAATAATGATGGATTCACCCATAACTACGCTTTGTATCTGAACCGGAGAGATCAACGATTTTCCATCATACCGTGGGATTACGACGCTACGTTTGGAAGACGGGTGAACGGGGACGTCATGGAATGGGATTATGTACCGATTACGGGGAAAACGAAAAACAAACTGATCACACAGTTGATGAAACGACCCGGTTTCCGGAAATTATATAAAGATATATTGGAGGAGATTCTCGATACGACGTTCAATGTGCCATACCTTGAAGACAAAGTGATGAGCTTACACTCTTCCCTGAGACCCTATCTCCTAATGGACCCCCATTTTCAGAAAGAGATTGATTTGTATGACCGGGAACCTTCCTTTATCCTTCAGTTCATTGAAGATCGGGGTGCGTTCCTGAGACAGGAGTTAAAGTATCTCTAG
- a CDS encoding YeeE/YedE family protein produces MADYVQPINEQKGPEKKSTELNPPQTSLVAGGIIVSAVLGLYLLFTQEIAETVLLVLGLLLGYTLFHARFGFTSAFRRVMSVGNGQAMRAHMVMLAVAVTLFAPILATGYTFFGGEATGYVSPVGVSLIVGAFLFGVGMQLGGGCASGTLYAIGGGRSVMFITLLFFIVGATVGAAHLPFWTEELPSFKPISLATSTGLGYFGAWVVSMLFFAFVAWVTLRIEKKKNPPRMAGLPSAKGWKRIFRGSWPLIAAAIVLAVLNALTLMTRGNPWGITSAFALWGSKVAGMFGVDVASWGYWSGANAEALQASIFADSTTVLNFGVILGAFLASAAGGLFRFNKITGKNAMASVIGGLLMGYGARLAFGCNIGAYFGGIASFSLHGYIWGVLALAGTFLALYLRPLFGLSVPKPKDTFC; encoded by the coding sequence ATGGCTGATTATGTTCAACCAATCAATGAGCAAAAAGGTCCGGAGAAAAAGAGTACCGAATTGAACCCACCACAGACGTCATTAGTGGCTGGTGGGATCATCGTATCAGCGGTTCTTGGTTTATACTTGCTCTTTACGCAGGAAATCGCCGAAACCGTGCTTCTCGTTCTCGGACTTCTGTTAGGATATACATTATTTCATGCACGATTCGGCTTCACTTCTGCCTTTCGCAGGGTGATGTCTGTAGGAAACGGTCAGGCGATGCGTGCCCATATGGTGATGCTCGCCGTTGCGGTTACCTTGTTTGCACCGATTCTTGCTACAGGATACACCTTTTTTGGAGGGGAAGCGACAGGCTATGTGTCACCAGTCGGTGTCAGCCTGATTGTTGGTGCCTTTCTGTTCGGGGTCGGGATGCAGCTGGGAGGAGGATGTGCTTCCGGAACCCTTTATGCGATTGGTGGAGGACGTTCCGTCATGTTCATCACGCTATTATTCTTTATTGTCGGTGCAACAGTCGGAGCGGCCCATCTTCCATTTTGGACAGAGGAGCTTCCTTCCTTTAAGCCGATCTCGCTGGCCACGTCCACAGGACTGGGGTACTTCGGGGCATGGGTCGTTTCCATGTTATTCTTCGCATTCGTTGCGTGGGTTACCCTTCGGATCGAAAAAAAGAAGAATCCCCCGCGTATGGCAGGTCTTCCGTCAGCTAAAGGCTGGAAGCGGATCTTCAGAGGATCCTGGCCACTTATTGCAGCTGCCATCGTTCTTGCTGTCCTGAATGCCCTCACGCTCATGACGAGGGGGAATCCATGGGGAATTACATCGGCCTTTGCATTATGGGGATCAAAGGTTGCCGGAATGTTCGGTGTAGATGTTGCCAGCTGGGGCTATTGGTCGGGAGCCAATGCAGAGGCCCTTCAGGCATCAATCTTTGCTGATTCCACAACCGTATTGAATTTCGGTGTCATTCTTGGAGCGTTCCTGGCCTCTGCAGCAGGTGGGTTGTTCCGCTTCAATAAGATCACTGGTAAAAATGCCATGGCATCGGTCATTGGCGGACTGTTGATGGGATATGGTGCCCGCTTGGCATTCGGATGTAACATCGGCGCTTACTTCGGAGGAATTGCTTCCTTCAGCCTTCACGGTTACATCTGGGGAGTTCTGGCCCTGGCCGGCACATTCCTTGCACTCTATCTTCGTCCTCTGTTCGGCTTGTCCGTTCCAAAACCGAAGGATACGTTCTGTTAA
- a CDS encoding XRE family transcriptional regulator, whose translation MENFPIQIGENIRKIRRERGFSLEQMAERTGVSKAMIGQIERGDSNPTVAILWKIANGLKVSFSSLIEKPSSQVSIIHYEDVQPVLEDDGNYIVYPIFPFDPLKKWESYRVEMKPGCTYRNEGHTKGVEEYITVLSGEISLRIAEEKYELTAGSSIRFAADSGHEYANESNQEAVCQMVIYYGEE comes from the coding sequence ATGGAAAATTTCCCGATACAAATTGGTGAGAATATCAGAAAGATCCGGAGAGAACGGGGGTTCAGCCTGGAACAAATGGCTGAACGGACAGGGGTCAGCAAGGCGATGATCGGTCAAATTGAACGGGGGGATTCGAACCCTACCGTCGCCATTCTGTGGAAGATTGCCAATGGCTTGAAGGTATCCTTTTCTTCACTCATTGAAAAGCCAAGCAGCCAGGTGTCCATCATTCATTATGAAGACGTCCAGCCTGTGCTTGAAGATGACGGCAACTATATTGTGTATCCCATCTTCCCTTTTGACCCCTTAAAGAAATGGGAAAGCTATCGGGTGGAAATGAAACCGGGTTGCACCTATCGGAATGAAGGCCATACGAAGGGTGTGGAAGAATACATCACAGTCCTTTCAGGAGAAATCAGCCTGAGGATTGCAGAGGAAAAGTATGAATTGACGGCAGGAAGTTCGATTCGATTTGCCGCTGACTCCGGTCATGAATACGCCAATGAGTCGAATCAGGAAGCGGTCTGCCAAATGGTCATCTATTACGGGGAAGAGTAA
- a CDS encoding M48 family metallopeptidase, with translation MARKWALRSILAYLLLGLFLYVYLFFLADSTLPEAYKGSSADPATFMNNKEILLSEDFSKIKNLLFFLSTPYEWLFYFLILIFGVSRVFEKWARGTVKNGFLQTAIFLFWLSISSFVAIFPLQYISYKISKSYHISTQTFSMWMKDEITDFWVNYLLMFIIVSVLYALMKRFKQRWWLAAWALSVPFTIFMMFVQPVLIDPLYNDFYPLKDKALEEQILSLADRADIPADHVFEVDMSEKTNSLNAYVTGVGSNSRIVLWDTTLEKLTDKEILFVMAHEMAHYVEKHIYIGIGIYLVLSFFGLFLTAKLMRGIVANHSDDLKVSKVSNLSSLPLFLMITSMLLFTISPLSNWISRYQETRADRYAIEMTGDKDSAISSFQKLSKVGLSQVNPPLLVKIFRYGHPTMLERLSMLEEYEAEKKEE, from the coding sequence TTGGCTAGAAAATGGGCGCTCAGGTCAATACTGGCTTACTTGCTATTAGGCTTATTTTTATATGTGTACTTATTTTTCCTGGCGGATTCCACTTTACCTGAAGCGTATAAGGGAAGCAGTGCGGACCCGGCCACCTTTATGAATAATAAAGAAATTCTGTTGAGTGAGGATTTTTCCAAAATCAAGAATCTTTTGTTTTTCTTATCGACTCCATATGAATGGTTATTCTATTTCCTGATCCTGATTTTTGGAGTATCCCGTGTGTTTGAAAAATGGGCGAGGGGGACGGTGAAGAACGGGTTCCTGCAAACGGCCATTTTCTTATTCTGGTTATCGATCTCTTCTTTCGTGGCTATTTTCCCTTTGCAGTACATTTCATATAAGATTTCAAAAAGCTACCACATTTCCACTCAGACGTTTTCCATGTGGATGAAGGATGAAATCACGGATTTCTGGGTGAATTATCTGCTTATGTTCATCATCGTCTCGGTTCTGTATGCCTTGATGAAACGCTTTAAACAGCGCTGGTGGCTTGCGGCCTGGGCTTTGTCTGTTCCATTCACGATTTTTATGATGTTTGTACAGCCTGTACTGATAGATCCCCTCTACAATGATTTCTATCCACTGAAGGATAAAGCATTGGAAGAGCAGATCCTCTCACTTGCAGACAGGGCCGATATCCCTGCTGATCACGTGTTTGAAGTCGATATGTCAGAGAAAACCAATTCCCTTAACGCGTATGTCACCGGGGTAGGGTCCAATTCAAGGATTGTCTTATGGGATACGACCCTCGAAAAGCTGACAGACAAGGAAATCCTCTTCGTCATGGCCCACGAAATGGCTCATTACGTGGAAAAGCATATCTATATCGGAATCGGGATCTATCTCGTTCTGTCCTTCTTCGGACTGTTCCTGACGGCTAAGCTGATGAGGGGGATCGTGGCAAATCACAGTGATGATTTGAAAGTATCGAAAGTTTCGAACTTGAGCTCACTTCCATTATTCTTAATGATTACCTCCATGCTGTTGTTTACGATCAGTCCACTGAGCAACTGGATTTCCAGGTACCAGGAAACGAGGGCGGACCGCTACGCCATCGAAATGACAGGTGATAAGGATTCGGCCATCTCGTCCTTCCAGAAGTTATCGAAGGTTGGATTATCCCAAGTGAATCCGCCCCTGTTGGTGAAGATCTTCCGTTACGGCCATCCCACTATGCTTGAGCGCCTGTCGATGCTTGAGGAATATGAAGCGGAGAAGAAAGAAGAGTAA
- a CDS encoding alcohol dehydrogenase yields the protein MIQTSLELTAKKTLQWTTQPLPPLKEDEILIKTIAGAISIGAELPQYNETDPTDLPSTYPKETGYESFGGVVATGEGVKGFKIGDRAVAFYGHKDYGIVKESKAIFVPEDVPPQEALLVILSCDAAKGVLKLNPKENDRVLVTGAGTLGLLTIYYLKEFMKVSHIDLVEPHRVRGELARELGAETVYKDQIECPSDFYDYALECSGFNDAFKLLQKSLKYEGEMCILSDGNKESFILQPDFFRKELKVAGSSDGWDYEEHSRWYFEQIKDKDSGLRELFEKTIRFEELPQCFEELGTGKISPIKVLVNYF from the coding sequence ATGATACAAACATCACTCGAACTAACAGCGAAAAAGACATTGCAGTGGACGACACAACCCCTTCCTCCACTCAAGGAAGATGAGATTCTCATTAAAACCATTGCAGGAGCCATCAGCATCGGGGCAGAACTTCCTCAATACAATGAAACGGATCCCACTGACCTTCCGTCGACTTACCCTAAAGAGACCGGGTATGAAAGTTTTGGAGGAGTGGTAGCTACAGGGGAGGGAGTCAAAGGCTTTAAAATAGGGGATCGGGCAGTTGCATTTTATGGGCATAAGGATTATGGGATCGTAAAGGAGAGTAAGGCCATTTTCGTTCCGGAAGATGTTCCGCCTCAAGAGGCATTGCTCGTGATATTGTCATGTGATGCAGCAAAAGGTGTTCTCAAATTGAATCCGAAAGAGAACGATCGAGTGTTAGTTACAGGTGCCGGAACGTTGGGTCTATTAACCATCTACTATTTGAAGGAGTTTATGAAAGTCAGTCACATTGATTTGGTAGAGCCTCACAGGGTCAGAGGCGAATTAGCAAGGGAATTGGGGGCAGAAACCGTCTATAAAGATCAAATTGAGTGTCCAAGTGATTTCTATGATTATGCATTAGAGTGCTCGGGGTTTAACGATGCATTTAAGCTACTGCAAAAGTCGCTTAAGTATGAAGGAGAAATGTGCATATTATCCGACGGGAATAAGGAATCATTTATTCTGCAACCTGACTTTTTCCGAAAAGAGCTTAAGGTTGCAGGGTCGAGTGACGGATGGGATTATGAGGAACATTCTAGATGGTATTTTGAGCAGATCAAAGATAAGGATTCCGGCTTACGCGAGCTGTTTGAAAAAACAATTAGATTTGAAGAACTGCCACAGTGTTTTGAAGAGCTGGGTACAGGTAAGATTTCTCCCATAAAGGTTTTGGTGAACTATTTCTAA
- a CDS encoding IDEAL domain-containing protein produces MESKKSYTEMMKAAAMTRKKAAERSVMEIYIDMVLHESILMTQKSKLLIDIDAALDTKDKVLFMKLSKELNELNVSYG; encoded by the coding sequence ATGGAAAGCAAAAAGTCCTATACAGAAATGATGAAAGCCGCTGCCATGACCCGGAAGAAAGCCGCTGAAAGAAGCGTAATGGAAATCTATATCGATATGGTCCTGCACGAAAGCATTTTAATGACACAGAAATCCAAACTCCTAATTGACATTGATGCCGCCCTGGATACTAAGGATAAGGTACTGTTCATGAAATTATCAAAGGAATTAAATGAATTGAACGTAAGTTACGGATAA
- a CDS encoding AzlD domain-containing protein produces the protein MNPAIVWMIIGMAVVTYIPRMLPFLVFKGKELPPFFQGVLKNVPFAVLGALIFPSILLIQEGNLMFGTVGTVAAFAIAFLGANVILVVIGAISVLSLYSVFLM, from the coding sequence ATGAATCCTGCCATTGTGTGGATGATCATTGGAATGGCCGTAGTGACCTACATACCTAGAATGCTTCCTTTCCTCGTATTTAAGGGAAAAGAACTTCCTCCTTTTTTTCAAGGGGTGCTGAAGAATGTCCCTTTTGCTGTCTTGGGAGCGCTGATTTTCCCGAGCATTCTTCTGATACAGGAAGGGAACCTCATGTTTGGGACAGTGGGGACGGTAGCTGCCTTTGCCATTGCGTTTTTGGGAGCCAACGTGATCCTTGTGGTGATCGGGGCGATTTCCGTTTTGTCTTTGTATTCGGTCTTCTTAATGTAG